A window of Phragmites australis chromosome 15, lpPhrAust1.1, whole genome shotgun sequence genomic DNA:
AGAGTACCTGAAAAAATCATCAACGAtcacaagaacataccacttgcCACCCGCCGAACGCACACGGGATGGACCAATAGTGTCTATATGCAAAAGCTCTCCTAGGTGATTTGTCATCACCTATTTGACAGGTGGGTGAGTAGCAATAATCATCTTCCCATGATGACAAGGGGCACAAACCAAATCGTTTTCAAACATAAGCATGGGAAATCCTTGGATAAGGTCAAGAGCACTCAAatgagagagtaaatcaaaactcatgtgacCAAGTCTCCTATGCCACTTCCAAAGATTAGAGGTCGAGCTAGCCATTaagcaacgagaagaaccaaaagactttGAAAAATCAATTTTGAACACTCGGCCAGTTGGAGAACTAccacacacaagatcaccaaaaGAATCAATAACGAGGGAagcatttctcttgaagctcaCTTCAAAGCCATCCTCCAGAAGTTGCGAAACTGATAGTAAATTGTACTTCATGTTGTCGACCAAAACAACCTCCTTGAGTACAGAGGAATCATTTACCTTGATGACACCAACTGATATTACCTTTTCGCTGTTGTCATCcccaaaagtgatgtactcTCTGGGGTAAGGATGGAGAACCATTTGGGATTTCTGATCATGTGGTGCAAACAGCTCGAATCCATGATCCACATGTTGTCCAAACCTCTGTCCTCCTGCTAATAAGAGGAGAAATTATGAGCAAATGACTTAACACTAGGGTTAGTGAAATATGAACCATTCCAGTGTCGAGCCACTCGTCCAAAAACAGTGTTAGCATGAGGATACTTATTCTTTCTCACAAGCGGTGGGGAAAACGTGGTTCGCCAAAGCCTTGAGACTCAAAGCATGAGCACGTGAGCCATGGCCATAGAGAGCACGACTAGGTCCATGCCTGGCAAAAGAACCATCTGGAACCATGACCAGTTCCACCACGATGAGAGAGAGCAGATTGTTTATGGCTAACCTGACGAAAAGGGTCATGTACACCATGGACAGGGTAGTACATGTGCCGGTTGTTCCACTCAAACCCACATCTCTCATTTCTCTTGCGCCTAAAGTCAAACTCAACTAGGTGACCCTCATGGTGGCAGTACTCACAGTGATATCTAACTCCTTTGTTAGGTTTGGGATTTATTCTAGGAGGCTATCTTGGCTATTTAGGCTTGCCTTTCTCAGGAATTGGTGGAATGGTGTCAAGTCAGTTTCGATACTCGTTGGGCTTGGGTATCCATATCTTTTTCTTAGGAGAAATTTTGGGTGGATTAACTGGGATAACTTCACACTTGTTTTGGGAGTTGGTGGTAGTAGATTTCTCACAAGCACTCACTCCAGAGGTACTACACTCTCCAATTTTTCCCATATTCATAAGGCACTCTAGTGTAGTCATGCCCGACACCAGCCCTATCCTCTCTCTTGAACTATTCCGCAATCATACCTAATTGTGGTTCACTGGTAGACACCCAACTCAACATAGACCTATGCAGCTTGTTCTCATCTTCTAATCTAAACATTTCAGCTTGACAAGTATGCAATTCATTTAACAAGGAAGCACATGTATCACAAGCTAAAATAATAGCCTTAGGGCTAGAAGCATTAGCTAGTTTGTTCTCAAAATCCTTAAGCTTAGCATAGTTCTCAGAAAGCTCAAATTTCAAGATTGGGCAATTTTTGCAAGCTCCTAGCAAAATAGATCTAGATTTAAGCTCTTCTAAAACAAGCTTAGCTTTCTCAAGCTCATCTACCATAGAAGCATATCTAGTTTGCAAATCAGACATTTGAATCATGTAAACACCACATGCATCACACTCTATCTAATCTACAACTGTGGGAGTAGATTTTAGCAATTCAAGTTCTATGGTAgcattttcaaatttctttttatATTCTCTAAGCTCATGCACAACTAACTTGAGATTGCGATCTTGAGCTACCAAAGCATCTTCTAGTTCATCTATTTTCATAAAGAGCTCATCAGCAGAAAGTTGTACCTCCAAGTCCAACTCGGTGTCGCTATTGTTGCCGGCCATGAAGCACAAGCCATTGAGGTTGtcgatgatcttcttcttcttcttgtcctcatcctcacttgagCTTGAGGAATCATCATCGCTTGAGTCAGCATCAAAGTCGCTGAGGGAGGTGAGGAAGGCACGTCCCTTCACCTTGAACTTCTTGCGGAAGTCCTTCTTCAAAGCCTCACGATCAAAGTACTTCTTCTTTTTGTACATAGGCTTGTCAGCCtcgaccttcttcttcttcttggggcAGTCAGCGCTGAAGTATTTCGGATCTCCGCACTCAAAATAACCCTTGGAGTTGCCTCTCCTTcggtttcttttgttttcatAGAAGCGGTTGAACTTCTTCTTGATCAGTGCTAGCTCCTCGTCTCCAAGAGCATCCACCTGTTcttctgtgatagaaaccaaagatGATAAAGCAAAACCAAAATGTGAGGTGTTAATAAGATTAGAACTGTCACTCGACTGGCCACCTCCCGAAACAAAGGCTATACTCTGAGGGTTTGACGGATTCTTATATTTGGCTTTAGTCTCATTGTCAATCTTAGTAAATCTAATCTTGCTATACAACTCATCCACAGTGAGAGTTTCATAGATAGGGGACTCAATAATAGCAATGACTTTGACCTCCCAAACCTTACAATCTAGACTGTAAAGCAGTTTTATAGCTCTCTCATGATCATCATAGGGAAGTCTACCATTCGCTCTCATCTTGTTCACTATCccctaaaacctgctcaacatGGACTCTACACTCACACCAAGCAATTGTCGAAAGTTCTCATACTCTCTTCGGTATGTATCGAACAACCTTGCCTTGACCTGAGTAGTTCCCTCATGGAAGTTTTGCAAACATGTCCAAGTCGCATAAGCAATAGTAAGATCAGAGACACGATCAAACTCAGAGCGACTCAAGCTAGAAAAGATAATGTTTCTCGCCTTGCTATTAGCTTCAAAATCATCAACTTGAGCTTGACTAATACGAGCTTCGAGAACAACAAGTTGAGCACTTTGACCTACGCTCCACACTGCAGACCCTTGACTTTCAAGGTAGGATCTCATGCGAGTTTTCCAgtaggcatagtcagaaccatcAAAATACGAAACATTCCTTCCTCGTTCCGTTGTTCCCTtcttggatcacaaagccaataAAGGTGTGGTGATCCTTGactagactctgataccaattgaaggaccAAAACGATGACTAGAGAGGAGAGCATAGGAGCCCTTAAAAAATTCTTAATCAAGGAACAAGGCCAATGTCCAATTCGAACCTAACCCTCTACAAGAACGAAACACAATTGAGAGCAACACAAAGCACAGCGAACACAACACTAAAGTGCACTCATAGCAAACAACAAAAGTACGCCGACTATTATTGATGACTCGTGTCCTGAcgaggtgaacagtaattccgaCCAGTACTGATGAACATTAGCACGACCAgtactgatgaacagtaacccaACCAGTGCCGGTGGACAATGTTTTGATcagatgaacagtaattccgaCCAGTACTAATGAACAGTAGCATGACCAGTAACTCAACCAGTGCTAATGAATAGTAATTCCAACCAGTACTAATGGGTATTAACTCCGACCAGATGAACAGTATTCCAACTAGTACAGCAACCTACAAGGAGGTCCCAGAAGGATCTGGTTGCAAAATAAATACTGTTTATGGATGTTAAGGATAGGAACCGGAAGTTACAAATTGGTTGCAGTACTGAAAAATTGCTGCTCAAAACACAAGATCAAAACTAGAAATCTAACCAAACAGGgtccaaatccaacaaaattttagCCACAACTTCTCATGAACACTGTGAGTCTTTATCCAAAAGATCTCCTCAAAGAGATCAAGATTTCAACCTCTATTTTGTGGATTTGACCAGAGACAAGTGAAGAGGAAAATGTTTAGAAAAAGGACTTCAAGTTGCTAGTGTGAGGGAGATTATATGGGATCACCCTAGATGTTCTCACACAAGTCCTAGCAACCTTTTGACGCAACAAAATCACTTGAAATCCCTGTCACAAGCAAGGAGtgaaaaatcaactaaaacttcAAGAACAAGAGATAAACAGGAGGGAGATCAAAAGTATCACAAGTTTACTGAGCAATTGATGAATAGAAATATGAACTTAGCAAGATTCATAGATACATGGCTTGGAAGCCACTCTTCATCCTCccactcttgatgagatcaagtCTAGAGCTATGAACCCTAACTTCTCTCTCTTGAAATCCTAACCAAGCCTAAGAAAATATCAAGAATGAAGATAGGTCTTGGAGAGGTGTTGACGTGCTCTGGATGTCCTTCTCTCGGGGTCATATTTGCACCAACCCTCTCCGATATATATAAGCAAAGTGGACAATTCCCAAAATGTCCCTAATGACTAATACATAGATATTATCCCTGAAGGGCAAAATAGTCCGACTATTTTGTTGTGCATCGGACGGACTCGGCGCCTTCACCACtctacttcatctccaagcaagCTCTGTGATGGTGCCACTCATACTCCAATTCTACCCTCGGTTTTGAGGAAAAATCAGCAAAACCGCCGTGCATGCTTCTCCAAGCATAACTCCTCGATGTCGATGTGTGTCCGACCTCCGCCATGAGCTTTGACGCCTTCAAGCCTTCGCGCTCCCGCTACCAAGCCGCCTCTCAACTTGTCATCACCTTTCCACCTTGACTTGGTTgacgccatcttcatcaccttctTTTCCCACCATGTTTTCTTGCACCCTCCATGTGAGCGATGCGGATCGCCCATGGCTCCACCCGTCCTAGCACAGTCCGTCGGCACCAAGCCTCCActtgtgatgaggacatcactctttcggatacacaaacaccgagtattcctccaacaataggtccgttgacacgagctcgtgcacgtcaactaaatcatgaggtgagctcgttccttagtgttcctttatattttgataaggatgggatgctactaaataattgtgatgtattgttacttaggaacacgggagaagagcagcaagggcgcccaagccaaggtgaaggtccaatcaagttcgagtacgtttcggagtccaggaccagactacactaaaatcgtcgcccaggacgcataaggactccgttttcgacgttctacacatggttggaaagctaaggagataggctttccaacgggactaatCCCATGtctaaattctttctgagtcaatagaaattgtcgaaacaagtggacatccagaatctgttagggtgctacgccaccatcttttgggccgttgggtcgtgtaacgtgttggagtccattagggacgtgtccaggggttcttggccgaccctagtctcttatatacagtagccactaccccaattagggttgggttttgcttagatattgatctacacacagattgtgagattttcgctcttgttccggaccgactaggccgccgcaagtgtttgtggaaccccaacttcgagtgcttgaattctattcgcaatatttcagattgcatcttctacgttcttgcttgtgttctcggtacgcttgcagggattgagccttcttggcgaggtcaaccgcgcgacacgatTGATAACAAAtagagctgtggtgtagtgattgcaagtgagacgatctgttcgggtcaaagcctttggatcatcaacgtcgagttctccacctaccgacttatcgctacctatcggaagatcaggcctacAATcccatcaactggtatcagatattcaggttgcccgttaggtaattttgttttcctcttTCGATTAGTCTgcttttcattacctagagtccagaaaaagccaaaaaaaaaacaattccgtcaatttccgctgccctagaaccctttgtgcctttgcaatttttgttttcagttgcgcgttgttgagtttgtgtccgtggtcgagtcttgttgctggtttagagtcatgttcttggtctttagttaacgctccgtgctgttttgatcacgccgctatcccattgccaccatccccaccaacaagtcgagccaccacattactcgatttgccaccgcgagccgccttgtgttactttccgccacaccaaccctagataggtcgcaagccgccttgtatcaattgccctgccaccgctgccctccttgttcatctcgcgatcctattgcttgcaataccttaacgagaacaatttatgcaagaggtgctttgaaaaaaaaccctaactcaacaggggttcagtaaaacggccataactttctcatacggactcggaatcaggtaAAAATTTTTTTCAAGGActtctacagaaaaagttacatccgttgctccccacTTTGTCTGGTTCCGCcaaaatttttttcccaaattcggcttggaagtttgagtattcgagccgtgaagttttcgcacgcttttcagagaacgtgcttgattttctataggccacatcttgcatccgtttgcgctgaaaatttctgtggttgtttgttgtgtgctcttagttcagaaaaaaaatatcagaaaaataaaaaaaattcgtgattcctactagtgctaaaagacaaaaaaagaggagcacatagagaacacccagataattgtgctgtttgctgtgtctttctctgatcatcctgttTAGCTTTGTTACAgttgttgtgctaggactagggacacgtgatagaccaacaactgtgattcatactttggacacttatttagctttgctcatctgattacagttattgctaatccttgctaccatattgtgcctttccaagctccacctcctttgatccgaacaggttcactcttgcaatcatcccacgcttccagacttgtcaccggttgttcctccttgctgcatTGGTAAGAATATTtgtaagagcatggtaagacgtttgagtgtgtgtgattccaccttccaccacctagtagttgatagggataatattgtgttgtcctttattttctactaaccatgtcaggtgatggctctccgtcagattttaaggattgtgtgtccaaggaagaactcaacaaagccttgcaggatcatactagactattgacagacattagaacaagcattgctaaccttgtcacgcgagtcaacgaccttgagttgcgacagccaccacaggatgatgaacattcacatgatgatgataataataatggtgacagagatggtgaccaagaagatggggaggtttttgttgggcaagatgcgcgtgctgagcaacgtcctcgtgctgaacaattacgtcgtgaccaacaacaacgtcgtcaaggtaacggaggtaataatgttaatcgcaacggtcgtgatgatccttattctaagattaagttgtcaatgcctccttttgatggtgcatatgatgctgatgcttatttgaattgggaaatgacggttgatcaaaagtatagttctcatatggttcttgaaatgcatagagttagactagccacttgtgagttcacgaattatgctattatttggtggaatggtttagtttctagtagcttagaacctgaatcatggcctagactaaagcgtgccatgagcaatagatttattcctcctgattatacacgtgaattgaaaaagaaattgcagcgcttaaatcaaggttctaaatctgtgcatgattactatcaagagcttcaaattgctatgcttcgttgtagtatacaagaggatgatgaggataccctgattcgtttttactccgggttgagacgtgaaattcagaaccttgttgattataaagattacaatactaccaataggttgttccattttgctatcttggcagaaaaagaactacAGGGTCGACAATAGGTGCAAAAATTGCgaaacaattttgggagtacatctacttcacgagtaccaccggaaCAAGCAACAatattcccttctacatctacacgatctgctgccccctcctccaacactcgggcacattcagcaggagcaccaccaccatcacgtgaggtgagcaaatctactgtttcgtaggatccaatgccaagctcttcttcaagtgcagctaccacgggtcatacaacgggcattgtgtgccgtcgctgccaaggtattggccacgtcatgaaggattgcccaagccagcgagcatactccgcaacagcagatggtggatatgttagtcatagtgatgttgaggaagaatatgcatttgaagctaatcttgcagctgatcatgacatggatagtgagggggaggagattagtggtactgctgccacggagagttatgcagcacgcaccttcattgtgaagcgagttttaagttctcaaatggggcaagcagagcagctacaacgccataatctattccagacattcctcattgtcaaagatgcacgtgttcgtaccataattgatggcgggagttacaacaacctcttgagctccgatcttgtgaagaatctttccttgccaacacgtgcacatcctcatccatactacattcagtggttcaataacagtggtaaggttaaggtaacacaatctgcgagagtacatttttctattggttcctaccatgattatactgattttgatgtagtgcctatgcaagcatgttcacttttgttaggccgtccttgggaatttgataccgatgctacacaccatggtagaagtaataaatactctctcatgcacaagggaaagaaaatctctttgcttcctttgacacctgctgaaattgtgcaatgtgataaagcgctagttgaaaaagaaaagaaagaacgtgttttggaatctgaaaattagcaagtagctcaatctgttttcccacctaagaaagagaagaacacacctaggtctgAAGGCATTAaattaaagggtggtgttatgcttgctactaaatctgaccttgctgaaattcaagataatgatactttgtgctatgctttggtatgcaaagaggttttattttcaattgatgatatacctagctctttgcctgctgctgtcactaaccttttgcaggagtataaggatgtctttccagctgagatacccccggggctaccaccattgagagggatagagcaccaaatagatttgatcccgggagtgactttgccaaaccgtgctgcatataggaccaatccggaggagactaaggaaattcagggacaagtccaagaccttttggaccatgggtacgtacgagagagccttagtccttgtgctgttcctgttcttttggttcctaagaaagatggtacatggcgcatgtgtgttgattgtagagccattaataatatcataataaggtatcgtcaccctattccttggctagacgacatgcttgatgagttgagtggttctattattttcatgaagattgacttgcgtagtggttaccaccaaataagaatgaaattgggagatgaatggaaaactgctttcaaaactaagttcggtctatatgagtggttagtgatgccttttggttgaactaatgcacctagcactttcatgagattgatgaatgaggttttacgtgctttcataggaagatttgtggtggtgtactttgatgatattttgatctataaaaagtcacatgaagaacacattgatcatctacgtgctgtttttactgctttgagagaggcacttttgtttgctaaccttgacaagtgcaccttttgcacgaatagagttgcttttcttggctatgttgttactccacaaggaattgaagtggatgaagctaaaattgaagccatcaagagctggccgacccctgggactatcacacaggtgagaagctttcatggccttgcagggttctatcggcgttttgtgagagatttcagcaccattgctgccccactcaatgagttgacaaagaagggcgttccgttccaatgggggccagcacaagaacaagcttttaatacgctgaaagagaagcttacgcatgcacctctactccaacttccggactttggtaagacttttgagttagaatgtgatgctagcggcattggaattggaggagtgctactacaaggaggtaaacccgttgcttattttagtgagaaattgaatgggccatctctgaattattcgacttatgataaggagttgtatgctttagtgcgagttttagaaacatggtaacattatctttggcccaaggagtttattattcattctgatcatgaagctttgaaacatattagaagccaagccaaactgaacaaatgtcatgctaaataggttgaatttatagagtcattttcttatatcattaaacacaagaaaggtaaagacaatgtcattgcagatgcgttatctagacgttataccatgctgtcccaactcgatcataagttttttggtttagaaacaatcaaaggattatatgctactgatttggactttaacgatgcttttgaacattgtaaagaaggaagaacttggaataaatatgtgctgaataatggattgctataccgtgctaacaggctatgcatcccagctagctctattcgcttattgttcttgcaggaagtgcatg
This region includes:
- the LOC133892174 gene encoding uncharacterized protein LOC133892174, with the translated sequence MRANGRLPYDDHERAIKLLYSLDCKVWEVKVIAIIESPIYETLTVDELYSKIRFTKIDNETKAKYKNPSNPQSIAFVSGGGQSSDSSNLINTSHFGFALSSLVSITEEQVDALGDEELALIKKKFNRFYENKRNRRRGNSKGYFECGDPKYFSADCPKKKKKVEADKPMYKKKKYFDREALKKDFRKKFKVKGRAFLTSLSDFDADSSDDDSSSSSEDEDKKKKKIIDNLNGLCFMAGNNSDTELDLEVQLSADELFMKIDELEDALVAQDRNLKYASMVDELEKAKLVLEELKSRSILLGACKNCPILKFELSENYAKLKDFENKLANASSPKAIILACDTCASLLNELHTCQAEMFRLEDENKLHRSMLSWVSTSEPQLGGQRFGQHVDHGFELFAPHDQKSQMVLHPYPREYITFGDDNSEKVISVGVIKVNDSSVLKEVVLVDNMKYNLLSVSQLLEDGFEVSFKRNASLVIDSFGDLVCGEQELSESIFVNEDFPALVDGDDAGFHPSPAAQELPSASIT